A stretch of the Medicago truncatula cultivar Jemalong A17 chromosome 5, MtrunA17r5.0-ANR, whole genome shotgun sequence genome encodes the following:
- the LOC11433988 gene encoding auxin-responsive protein IAA8, whose translation MSLPRLGIGDEESKSNVTLLEKSLHLNGSKPKEFNYMGLPSSNCSSVDSSVPKIQSFKDETKSNLNLKATELRLGLPGSLSPERDSSDFCLRSSKQFDEKPLFPLHPQKDDHLFESKPAVLGNKRGFSDAMNVFSEGKLKPSSKMLENVAGQKVKADEIATVKIGLERPNGVGESKPGLNGSANNGNSTAPASKAQVVGWPPIRSFRKNSLTTASKNTEEVDGKLGSGGAVFVKVSMDGAPYLRKVDLKNYTAYSELSSSLEKMFSCFTIGQCESHGNQMLNETKLRDLLHGSEYVITYEDKDGDWMLVGDVPWEMFIDTCRRLRIMKSSDAIGLAPRAVEKSKSRN comes from the exons ATGTCTCTACCAAGGCTAGGGATAGGTGATGAGGAAAGTAAAAGCAATGTTACTTTGTTGGAAAAAAGTTTGCATTTGAATGGTTCAAAACCAAAAGAGTTCAACTACATGGGATTACCATCCTCTAATTGTTCATCAGTGGATAGTTCAGTTCCAAAAATTCAATCTTTTAAAGATGAGACCAAAAGTAATTTGAATCTTAAAGCTACTGAGCTTAGATTGGGACTTCCAGGATCACTTTCTCCTGAAAGAGATTCATCAGATTTTTGTTTGAGAAGTTCAAAGCAGTTTGATGAAAAGCCTCTTTTTCCTTTGCACCCTCAAAAAGATGATCATCTTTTTGAATCAAAGCCTGCTGTTTTAGGTAACAAAAGAGGGTTTTCTGATGCCATGAATGTTTTTTCAGAG GGGAAATTGAAGCCTAGCTCCAAAATGCTTGAGAATGTTGCCGGGCAGAAAGTGAAAGCCGATGAAATAGCAACAGTTAAGATTGGTCTTGAGAGACCTAATGGTGTTGGTGAAAGCAAACCAGGTCTTAATGGTTCTGCAAATAATGGAAATAGCACTGCTCCTGCTAGCAA GGCACAGGTTGTTGGTTGGCCTCCAATAAGATCATTTAGGAAAAATTCATTAACAACTGCTTCAAAGAACACTGAAGAGGTTGATGGAAAATTGGGATCAGGAGGTGCAGTGTTTGTGAAGGTTAGCATGGATGGTGCTCCTTATTTAAGAAAAGTAGACTTGAAGAATTACACTGCATATTCAGAACTATCTTCTTCTCTTGAGAAGATGTTCAGCTGTTTCACCATAG GTCAATgtgaatctcatggaaaccaGATGCTGAATGAAACCAAGCTGAGGGATCTGCTTCATGGGTCAGAATATGTTATTACTTATGAGGATAAAGATGGTGATTGGATGCTTGTCGGTGATGTTCCCTGGGA